A DNA window from Coffea arabica cultivar ET-39 chromosome 6c, Coffea Arabica ET-39 HiFi, whole genome shotgun sequence contains the following coding sequences:
- the LOC113693754 gene encoding non-specific lipid-transfer protein 1: MAKFAGVACLVLMCMLVAVSLAPHAEAITCNTVAGDLGACLGYLQKGGAVPAGCCAGIRSLNSQAKTTVDRRTACSCLKSLAGRVRVNQGLAAGLPGKCGVNVGYPISTSTNCNSVQ, encoded by the exons ATGGCAAAGTTTGCTGGAGTTGCTTGTCTGGTGCTGATGTGCATGCTGGTTGCCGTGTCGCTTGCACCCCATGCCGAGGCCATTACATGCAACACCGTAGCTGGCGACTTGGGTGCATGCCTTGGCTATTTGCAGAAGGGTGGCGCTGTGCCGGCTGGATGTTGCGCCGGGATTAGGAGCCTCAACAGTCAAGCTAAGACCACCGTTGATCGCCGGACTGCTTGCTCATGCTTGAAGTCACTTGCTGGCAGAGTCAGGGTTAATCAAGGTCTTGCTGCTGGACTTCCTGGAAAATGTGGGGTTAATGTTGGTTATCCTATCAGTACCAGTACCAACTGCAACAG TGTCCAGTGA